Proteins from a genomic interval of Desulfovibrio sp. X2:
- a CDS encoding class I SAM-dependent methyltransferase, producing the protein MTLSPEIVRILRCPACGGGLSGPGPGFSCPACGAVYDPAPGGSGGGEGGRPDLRLRAPLRVMQEAVLGRAAAVPPGIDLAPLRANPAPEVDFSGLPRTTHLAPVLLSHFPAAKRRGEPALDLGCGRGRHRAAVERAGWTWTGADYAAEAAPLLCDAHALPFADESFGFVLSMAVLEHLSHPYRGCAEVARVLRPGGRFIATMAFLEPFHKNSFFNISHLGALSLLEASGLRPLFVAPGRNGLYSLARMGLFAGLPKRLAHGLVMPVDLLHRLWWKIGRSRWPRLTEGWRKVILSGDVTVVAEKPAR; encoded by the coding sequence ATGACGCTCTCCCCCGAGATCGTGCGCATCCTGCGCTGCCCGGCCTGCGGGGGCGGCCTGTCGGGCCCGGGGCCGGGGTTCTCCTGCCCCGCCTGCGGCGCGGTCTACGATCCCGCGCCCGGAGGGAGCGGCGGCGGCGAGGGCGGGCGGCCGGACCTGCGCCTGCGCGCGCCGCTGCGCGTCATGCAGGAGGCGGTCCTCGGCCGGGCCGCGGCCGTGCCCCCCGGCATCGACCTCGCGCCCCTGCGCGCCAACCCGGCGCCGGAGGTGGATTTCTCCGGCCTTCCCCGCACGACCCATCTCGCGCCCGTGCTCCTGAGCCACTTCCCGGCCGCGAAGCGCCGGGGAGAGCCCGCCCTGGACCTCGGCTGCGGCCGGGGCAGGCACCGCGCGGCCGTGGAGCGCGCGGGCTGGACCTGGACGGGCGCCGACTATGCGGCCGAGGCCGCGCCGCTGCTCTGCGACGCCCACGCCCTGCCCTTCGCGGACGAGTCCTTCGGCTTCGTACTCTCCATGGCCGTGCTCGAGCACCTCTCCCACCCCTACCGCGGCTGCGCCGAGGTCGCGCGGGTGCTCAGGCCCGGCGGCCGCTTCATCGCCACCATGGCCTTCCTCGAGCCCTTCCATAAGAACAGCTTCTTCAACATCTCCCACCTGGGCGCGCTGTCCCTGCTCGAGGCCTCCGGGCTCAGGCCGCTCTTCGTGGCGCCGGGGCGAAACGGCCTCTATTCGCTCGCGCGCATGGGGCTCTTCGCCGGGCTGCCCAAGCGCCTGGCCCACGGCCTGGTCATGCCCGTGGACCTGCTCCACCGCCTGTGGTGGAAGATCGGCCGCAGCCGCTGGCCGAGGTTGACGGAAGGCTGGCGGAAGGTCATTCTCTCGGGCGACGTGACGGTCGTCGCCGAGAAACCGGCGAGATGA
- the rplM gene encoding 50S ribosomal protein L13: MKTWTPTPQDIKRDWLMVDAQDKILGRLATQIAMRLRGKHKPEFAPHMDNGDFVVVVNAEKIKVTGNKLLDKKYYRHTGFPGGLKETSLRDQLAKKPEEVIRLAVRGMLPKNRLGRQLLKKLKIYAGPEHPHGAQEPKPFDI; encoded by the coding sequence ATGAAAACTTGGACCCCCACCCCGCAGGACATCAAGCGCGATTGGCTCATGGTCGACGCCCAGGACAAGATCCTCGGCAGGCTTGCCACCCAGATCGCCATGCGCCTGCGCGGCAAGCATAAGCCCGAGTTCGCCCCGCACATGGACAACGGCGACTTCGTGGTCGTGGTCAATGCCGAGAAGATCAAGGTCACCGGCAACAAGCTGCTGGACAAGAAGTACTACCGCCATACGGGCTTCCCCGGCGGTCTCAAGGAAACGAGCCTGCGCGACCAGCTCGCCAAAAAGCCGGAAGAGGTCATCCGCCTCGCCGTGCGCGGCATGCTGCCGAAGAACCGCCTGGGCCGCCAGCTTCTGAAGAAGCTCAAGATCTACGCCGGGCCCGAGCATCCGCACGGAGCCCAGGAGCCCAAGCCCTTCGACATCTAG
- the rpsI gene encoding 30S ribosomal protein S9 yields the protein MSQEFFYGTGKRKNAVARTRIYQGKGDIIVNGRPYEEYFPRATLQMIIRQPLNLTKTLGKFDIRINVAGGGVAGQAQAVRHGISRALLTVDPEMRGVLKKAGFLTRDSRVKERKKYGLRSARARYQYSKR from the coding sequence ATGAGCCAGGAATTTTTCTACGGCACCGGCAAGCGCAAGAACGCTGTCGCGCGCACCCGTATCTACCAGGGCAAGGGTGACATCATCGTCAACGGCCGTCCCTACGAGGAGTACTTCCCCAGGGCGACGCTGCAGATGATCATCCGCCAGCCGCTCAACCTGACCAAGACGCTGGGCAAATTCGACATCCGCATCAACGTCGCCGGCGGCGGCGTGGCCGGTCAGGCCCAGGCGGTGCGTCACGGCATCTCCCGCGCCCTGCTCACGGTCGACCCCGAGATGCGCGGCGTGCTCAAGAAGGCCGGCTTCCTGACCCGCGATTCGCGCGTCAAGGAGCGCAAGAAGTACGGTCTGCGTTCGGCTCGCGCCCGCTACCAGTACTCCAAGCGCTAA
- a CDS encoding tetratricopeptide repeat protein, translating into MPRILGVYYSEKTDHVGEGGTRKAVVTRVYWFVLRSDEEGYLIQPLNAENMPAGFTKRVSRADFLRDFVPDPGHYSEHVESILERLRSRIGRNEGYVDLSGLERKERLMFKALQAADRRKADAAGGGQADGAAKGAEEGDGPAPQSGAAAAGQRLAKELLAALPNMGEVSFDFTCEVNARSIELRKEGDYEAAIHHYRKALRLNPEDDHLLFNLARACWHSGEKTACAEYLGKALALNPEFEQARLFLDFVARKLKGKGAAAATSPDAAPQGGAESGAGAAAAEASADAEAGDVAAEDVAAEDVVLERRAAPRVVLDVEVRCTVVGKGGECEHLVRDLSLSGALLELSPDMPQPVFRKGEKVMLMPQEGLVGELMGTRKAEIVWCSGRRFGICFTKPLSTGERSLEECLGELSAEE; encoded by the coding sequence ATGCCGCGCATTCTCGGCGTCTATTACAGCGAGAAGACGGATCATGTGGGCGAGGGCGGCACGCGCAAGGCCGTGGTCACGCGCGTCTACTGGTTCGTCCTGCGCTCGGACGAGGAGGGCTACCTCATCCAGCCGCTGAACGCGGAGAACATGCCCGCCGGTTTCACCAAGCGCGTCAGCCGCGCGGATTTTCTCAGGGACTTCGTTCCCGACCCCGGCCACTACTCCGAGCACGTGGAGAGCATCCTCGAGCGGCTGCGCTCGCGCATCGGCAGGAACGAGGGCTACGTGGACCTCTCCGGCCTCGAGCGCAAGGAGCGGCTCATGTTCAAGGCGCTGCAGGCCGCGGACCGCAGGAAGGCGGACGCCGCCGGGGGCGGACAGGCGGACGGAGCGGCCAAAGGCGCGGAGGAGGGAGACGGCCCCGCGCCGCAGTCCGGCGCGGCCGCGGCCGGGCAGCGCCTGGCCAAGGAGCTGCTCGCGGCCCTGCCCAACATGGGCGAGGTCTCCTTCGACTTCACCTGCGAGGTCAACGCGCGCAGCATCGAGCTGCGCAAGGAGGGCGACTACGAGGCCGCCATCCACCACTACCGGAAGGCCCTGCGCCTGAACCCCGAGGACGACCACCTGCTCTTCAACCTGGCCCGCGCCTGCTGGCACAGCGGCGAGAAGACCGCCTGCGCCGAGTACCTGGGCAAGGCCCTGGCCCTGAATCCGGAATTCGAGCAGGCCCGCCTGTTCCTCGACTTCGTGGCCCGCAAGCTCAAGGGCAAGGGCGCGGCCGCCGCGACCTCTCCGGATGCGGCGCCCCAAGGCGGAGCGGAATCAGGGGCCGGGGCTGCGGCCGCCGAGGCGTCCGCAGACGCAGAGGCCGGGGACGTGGCGGCCGAGGACGTGGCGGCCGAGGACGTGGTGCTGGAACGCCGCGCCGCGCCGCGCGTGGTCCTGGACGTGGAGGTGCGCTGCACCGTGGTGGGCAAGGGCGGCGAGTGCGAGCACCTGGTGCGCGACCTGTCGCTGTCCGGGGCGCTCCTCGAGCTTTCGCCCGACATGCCGCAGCCCGTCTTCAGGAAGGGCGAGAAGGTCATGCTCATGCCGCAGGAAGGGCTCGTGGGAGAGCTCATGGGCACGCGCAAGGCCGAGATCGTCTGGTGCTCCGGCCGCCGCTTCGGGATCTGCTTCACCAAGCCGCTGTCCACGGGGGAGCGCTCCCTCGAGGAGTGCCTGGGCGAGTTGTCGGCGGAGGAGTAG
- a CDS encoding radical SAM protein, whose protein sequence is MSKRRHITPSLLAATPDGQIVEHPDLLMVVRRGRELALPRPDELIPLPEGSDLFLLEGRSAVGLDPESGEAAVLDDLAVAAFVCPAHTLCATAAYATREGAPVLPLFAYGAVGFFEDRFYVAAKRVDTDMRQVFTNIDPERIRRGAEQLLKRFPKNRLVRHLGGCALTYSCPAARNLALGRFECPLPTAQSCNASCLGCISAQPPDSGFCATQDRITFRPTPEEIVEVMQAHGAKAKKPIFSFGQGCEGEPLTEAKTIASAVRLFRDQGGQGTVNVNTNGSLPATMAPLAAAGLDSIRVSLNSARPEAYAAYYRPRGYSFEDVRETIREAKAHGLHVSLNFLYFPGFSDSEAEYDALAGLVESTGLDFIQMRNLNLDPELYLATMEQALGEEAVSGPSMGLANFMKRLKKACPWIGFGYFNPYLEPDRPR, encoded by the coding sequence ATGTCCAAACGACGCCACATCACACCGAGCCTGCTGGCCGCGACGCCGGACGGGCAGATCGTCGAGCATCCGGATCTGCTCATGGTCGTGCGCCGGGGCCGCGAGCTGGCCCTGCCCCGGCCGGACGAACTGATCCCCCTGCCCGAGGGCTCGGACCTCTTCCTGCTCGAGGGCCGCAGCGCCGTGGGGCTCGACCCCGAATCCGGCGAGGCCGCCGTGCTCGACGACCTTGCCGTGGCCGCCTTCGTCTGCCCGGCCCACACGCTTTGCGCCACCGCGGCCTACGCCACGCGCGAGGGCGCCCCCGTGCTGCCGCTCTTCGCCTATGGCGCCGTGGGCTTCTTCGAGGACCGGTTCTACGTCGCGGCCAAGCGCGTGGACACGGACATGCGCCAGGTCTTCACGAACATAGACCCCGAGCGCATCCGGCGCGGCGCGGAACAGCTCCTCAAGCGCTTTCCCAAAAACCGGCTCGTGCGCCACCTGGGCGGCTGCGCCCTGACCTACTCCTGCCCGGCGGCGCGCAACCTGGCGCTCGGCCGCTTCGAGTGCCCCCTGCCCACGGCGCAGAGCTGCAACGCCTCGTGCCTGGGCTGCATCTCGGCCCAGCCGCCGGATTCCGGCTTCTGCGCCACGCAGGACCGCATCACCTTCCGCCCCACGCCCGAGGAGATCGTGGAGGTCATGCAGGCCCACGGCGCAAAGGCCAAGAAGCCCATCTTCTCCTTCGGCCAGGGCTGCGAGGGCGAGCCCCTGACCGAGGCCAAGACCATCGCCTCGGCCGTCCGGCTGTTCCGCGACCAGGGCGGGCAGGGCACGGTGAACGTCAACACCAACGGCAGCCTGCCCGCGACCATGGCCCCCCTGGCCGCAGCCGGGCTCGACTCCATCCGCGTGAGCCTCAATTCCGCCCGGCCCGAGGCCTACGCCGCCTACTACCGGCCGCGCGGCTACTCCTTCGAGGACGTGCGCGAGACCATCCGCGAGGCCAAGGCCCACGGGCTGCACGTCTCGCTCAACTTCCTCTACTTCCCGGGCTTCTCGGACAGCGAGGCGGAGTACGACGCCCTGGCGGGGCTGGTCGAGTCCACCGGGCTCGACTTCATCCAGATGCGCAACCTGAACCTCGACCCCGAGCTCTACCTCGCGACCATGGAGCAGGCCCTGGGCGAGGAGGCCGTGTCCGGCCCGTCCATGGGCCTCGCAAACTTCATGAAGCGGCTGAAGAAGGCCTGTCCCTGGATCGGCTTCGGCTACTTCAACCCCTACCTGGAGCCCGACCGGCCGAGGTAG